One region of Manis pentadactyla isolate mManPen7 chromosome 9, mManPen7.hap1, whole genome shotgun sequence genomic DNA includes:
- the NPAS4 gene encoding neuronal PAS domain-containing protein 4 — MYRSTKGASKARRDQINAEIRNLKELLPLAEADKVRLSYLHIMSLACIYTRKGVFFAGAGTPLAGPTGILSPQELEDIVAALPGFLLVFTAEGKLLYLSESVSEHLGHSMVDLVAQGDSIYDIIDPADHLTVRQQLTLPSALDTDRLFRCRFNTSKSLRRQSAGNKLVLIRGRFHAHPPGAYWAGNPVFTAFCAPLEPRPRPGPGPGPASLFLAMFQSRHAKDLALLDISESVLIYLGFERSELLCKSWYGLLHPEDLGHASAQHYRLLAESGDIQAEMVVRLQAKPGGWAWIYCLLYSEGTEGPITANNYPISDTEAWSLRQQLNSEDTQAAAYILGTSTMLPSFPENILSQEQCSSPNPLFTPALGASRSTNFSSAPELGAVSTSEELPQPPKELGFSYLTFPTGPEPSLQADLNKDLVCTPPYTPHQPGGCAFLFSLHEPFQTHLPTPSSSLQEQVTPSTVTFSDQLTPRSATFPDPMTNPLQSQLTETSARSYEDQLTPCTSTFPDQLLSSTATFPETLGSPAHEQLTPPSTAFQAHLNSPSQTFPEQLSPNPTKTYFAQEGCSFLYEKLPPSPSSPGNGDCTLLALAQIRGPLSVDVPLVPEGLLTPEASPVKQSFFHYSEKEQNEIDRLIQQISQLAQGMDRPFSAEAGTGGLEPLGGLEPLDSSLSLSGTGPPVLSLDLKPWKCQELDFLADPDNIFLEEAPVEDIFMDLSTPDPNGEWSSGDPEAAVPGGAPSPCNNLSPEDHSFLEDLATYETAFETSVSAFPYDGFTDELHQLQSQVQDSFHEDGSGGEPTF; from the exons ATGTACCGCTCTACCAAGGGCGCCTCCAAGGCGCGCCGCGACCAGATCAACGCTGAGATCCGGAACCTCAAAGAGCTGCTGCCGCTAGCCGAGGCAGACAAGGTCCGGCTGTCCTACCTGCACATCATGAGTCTTGCCTGCATCTACACTCGCAAGGGCGTCTTCTTCGCTGGAG CAGGCACTCCTCTCGCAGGCCCCACGGGGATCCTCTCACCTCAAGAGCTTGAAGACATAGTGGCAGCCCTACCTGGCTTTCTACTTGTGTTCACAGCCGAGGGGAAGCTGCTATATCTATCTGAGAGTGTGAGCGAGCATCTGGGCCATTCCATG GTGGACCTGGTTGCCCAGGGTGACAGTATCTATGACATCATTGACCCAGCTGACCACCTAACTGTGCGCCAGCAACtcactctgccctctgccctggaCACTG ATCGCCTCTTCCGCTGCCGCTTCAATACCTCCAAGTCCCTCCGGCGCCAGAGTGCAGGCAACAAACTGGTGCTTATTCGAGGCCGATTCCACGCCCATCCACCTGGGGCCTACTGGGCAGGAAACCCCGTATTCACAGCTTTCTGTGCCCCACTGGAGCCAAGACCCcgtcctggccctggccctggccctgcctcACTCTTCCTGGCCATGTTCCAGAGCCGTCACGCTAAGGACCTGGCCCTACTGGACATCTCTGAGAG TGTCCTAATCTACCTGGGCTTTGAGCGCAGTGAACTGCTCTGTAAATCATGGTATGGACTGCTGCACCCTGAGGACCTGGGCCACGCTTCTGCTCAACACTATCGCCTGT TGGCTGAAAGTGGAGATATTCAGGCAGAGATGGTGGTGAGACTTCAGGCCAAGCCTGGAGGCTGGGCATGGATTTATTGCCTGTTATACTCAGAAGGAACAGAGGGGCCCATTACTGCCAATAACTACCCAATCAG TGACACAGAAGCCTGGAGCCTCCGCCAGCAGCTGAACTCTGAAGATACCCAGGCAGCAGCCTATATCCTGGGCACCTCAACCATGTTACCCTCATTCCCTGAGAACATCCTCTCTCAGGAGCAGTGCTCCAGCCCTAACCCACTCTTTACTCCAGCCCTGGGGGCTTCCAGAAGCACCAATTTCTCCAGTGCTCCCGAGCTGGGTGCTGTCTCAACATCAGAAGAGCTTCCTCAACCACCCAAAGAGCTGGGCTTCAGTTACCTGACATTCCCAACTGGCCCTGAGCCTTCTCTTCAAGCAGACCTGAACAAGGATCTTGTGTGCACCCCGCCCTACACACCCCACCAGCCAGGAGGCTGTGCCTTCCTCTTCAGCCTCCATGAGCCCTTTCAGACCCACTTGCCCACTCCCTCCAGCTCTCTCCAAGAACAGGTGACTCCAAGCACCGTGACCTTTTCTGATCAATTGACGCCCAGGAGTGCAACCTTCCCAGATCCAATGACTAACCCACTACAAAGCCAGCTGACTGAAACCTCAGCCAGAAGCTACGAAGATCAGTTGACTCCCTGCACCTCCACCTTCCCAGATCAGCTGCTTTCCAGCACTGCCACCTTCCCAGAGACTCTGGGCAGCCCTGCCCATGAGCAGctgactcctcccagcacagcaTTCCAAGCACACCTGAACAGCCCCAGCCAAACTTTCCCAGAGCAACTGAGCCCCAATCCTACCAAGACTTACTTTGCCCAGGAGGGATGCAGTTTTCTCTATGAGAAGTTGCCCCCAAGTCCTAGCAGCCCTGGTAATGGGGACTGCACACTGCTGGCCCTGGCCCAGATCCGGGGTCCCCTGTCTGTGGACGTCCCCCTGGTGCCTGAAGGCCTGCTCACACCTGAGGCCTCTCCAGTCAAGCAGAGCTTCTTCCACTACTCTGAGAAAGAGCAGAATGAGATAGACCGTCTCATCCAGCAGATCAGCCAGCTGGCTCAGGGAATGGACAGGCCCTTCTCAGCTGAGGCTGGCACAGGAGGGTTGGAGCCACTTGGGGGGCTAGAGCCCCTGGATTCCAGCCTGTCCCTTTCAGGGACTGGCCCTCCTGTGCTCAGCCTGGACCTCAAACCCTGGAAATGTCAGGAGCTGGATTTCTTGGCTGACCCTGATAACATATTCCTGGAAGAGGCGCCTGTGGAAGATATCTTCATGGATCTCTCTACCCCAGACCCCAATGGGGAATGGAGTTCAGGGGATCCCGAGGCAGCGGTCCCAGGAGGGGCCCCCTCGCCTTGCAACAACCTGTCCCCAGAAGACCACAGCTTCCTGGAGGACCTGGCCACATATGAAACCGCCTTTGAGACAAGTGTCTCAGCATTCCCCTATGATGGGTTTACTGATGAGTTGCATCAACTCCAGAGCCAAGTTCAAGACAGCTTCCATGAAG atGGAAGTGGAGGGGAACCAACGTTTTGA